The genomic window CACGTAACAGTTGCATGCTGTGGCGCCGGGGATCTTCCGACAAGCGGTCGATATCCCGAACCAGTTGAGCCACTTCTTGGTCATACATGGCCCGTTCTGGACCATCCACCATCACCCCATCAATGGGACGTGAAGTGATCTCCTGCATGCGTTGCAACGCATTTTCCGTCTCTTGCAGAGCCTGCTCTGCCACCTGAATGGTAGAGATCCCTGCATTGGCATTCTGCCTGGCCTGATTCACCGAACGTAAACGGTTGGTAGGAGGGTGATCCAGCAGTGTATCCAACACCACAGGTTCACCTGCATCCGACTCAACACCAGAAATCAGACGGTTAAACGTACCTCGAGCCGGTTTCTTGGCCCGACGTAAAGAAGCGCGTTTCGCTTCAAGGGAGGAGACATTACCGTAGATCGTCAACGACATTGTCGACCTCCATCCTGCTGAGGGCAGTCATAATGATCATGAGAAACTCACCCATCGATCTTATGACCTGTATTAACACCTCCTTTGCTTTGCTTCTTCATGAATGACTCGGTACACCTATGCCTTTTAGGGCCAACTGTGCAAAGCACAACTGTTTCAGCCGGTGTCCAGCTGGAAACCTATTAAACCGCCACAAAAAGTGTGTTGGTTTTATCTTTTATATTCTCTTTAGTTACCCAAGCCAGCCAACAGAGCCAACCATAAGAAAAACCCAAGAGAAAAAACATGCTCACTTAAAAAACAAGGCTTTATACAAACACCAAACGTTAGACAAACCACTTTCTACTCTTATCGTCCTTCCGGTTGCTTGACATAAAGCCTTTATCACAACTGCGTTGGTTTTTTCTGCTCCCAGCCTTCCTGCCACCGGGAAAAAAGCGCGCCCCCACCCTCGGGAGAGGGCACGCTAAGCAAGGGAAGAGGGCATGATGTGAAGTGACATACCCACTGAGGTCAAACGGAACGCCCGTTCTTCCACATCAATGGGGTAGAACCTCATCATCCCCATATGCCGGAACCATGGATGAAGCAGGAGGGGCCATATGGACCAACCGAGCTTCAAAAGCCGTAGTTTCCGCCATGAGTCGGCGCATAAAATGCACCGCGTGCTTTGCCTCTTGCTCTACTGGTGTATCTTGAGGCGCCCCAAGATCACCCAAGAGGTGTTGAAGATCATCCATCTCGCGTGCAGCCCTTCCCACAGCGGCACACATAGATCTCCAGGCACGATTCGAACGAGCGGTGATTGAGCCATCATGTAATGAGGCCGGTACCGCCGCCCAATAGAGCTGGCGAAACGGTTTATCATCTGTTGCTGCTGTCTTATCCCGTTCCATGCTCGTTTCCTTCCTACTTCTTTTGATGGCACCGTGTGCCGATCACACTGAGATCCACCACCAGGGGGGATCCCCGAGCGTAATCACAAAGCGGCTGTTTAGCTCATTAAACTCAGCAACAACTGAGGCTGCTGGTTGGCCTGAGCCAAGATCGCTGTACCAGCCTGCTGCAGAATGGCCTGCTTGGTCAGGTTGGCTGTTTCAGAAGCGATATCCGCATCCAGAATGCGCGCACGAGCTGCTTCTGTACGCTCTGCCACATTGGCCAAGTTCGTAATGGCGGCTTCCAGACGGTTCTGCTGCGCACCCATGGTGGAACGCATGTCTGAAACACTGGCCAGAGCGGTATCAATCAGCGCTAAAGCCGCACTGGCCCCAGCCACAGTGGAAACCGTTGTATCTGCACTAACACCAATCTGCACAGCATTGGCATCAGACGTGGTTACACTGATGGTCTGGTCCTGATCCATACCCACCTGGATCTCGAATGTCTGCCCTGTTTTGATGACCGCTGTACTATTGAACTCTGTATCATCAGCAATACGGTCAATCTCAGACATCAACTGAGCGACTTCATCATGTATGTTTGAACGGTCCGTACTGTTGTAAGTACCGTTGGCTGCCTGAACCGCCAGTTCACGCATACGCTGTAGAGCAGACTCGGTCTCCGTCAAAGCACCCTCGGCAACCTGCACCAGAGAGATACCGTCGTTGGCATTACGCATGGCTTGTCTTAAACCATTCACCTGAGAAGTCATGCGTGTGGTTACCGACAGACCGGCGGCATCATCCGCAGCACGATTAATGCGTAGACCGGACGAAAGACGCTCATAAGTCTTATTCAAAGCATTGGAGCTCAACTGCAACTTACGCTGAGCATTTAATGCTGCCGTATTTGTATTGATGTACATGGACATGGCTACTTCTCCTTGTCTTGTGACACCGACTTCATGTCAGCATCATCCCATAACCTCTTCCTCCTTGAAGTGGTGAGTCGATCGTTCTATATGGGCCGACTCGGCCCCATTACAGATGGCAATCCCTGCCATCCTGATGGTCTTCCCCTCCTGGGTTTAACCATCACTTGGACACGCGGATCCAACACACCCGATCCCTGGGTATATCCAACGCACCCCAAACATCCATACATAACCGACGAGGTTTTAAAGGCCTGCTTGGTGGGTACCACAACCGAACCCGGTACCAACCGCGCACACATCGACCCAGTGAGGGGGATAGAGGGCATATCCATCGCCCAATCCAACCTACTTGGGGGTTGCACCAACCACTCGGGTTAACCGCAACACGTACACACCTTCACTGGTGCGCCCTTTAAAACCGATTACCTCCTTGTGCAAACGTCGGTTTAGGTGTGGGTGGTTACCGCGATAAAACGGTAACCACCTATCCCTTGTCGTCACATGACTCCCCTAAAATTTAAGGGGGGAGTCGGGGGGATCCTTCCCCCCGACCGACGTGCGCCATGCCACGATCGCACTTCTTCTATTAGCGCAGCAGACTCAACATCATCTGGGGCTGCTGGTTGGCCTGGGCCAAGATCGCGGTTCCAGCCTGTTGCAGAATGGACTGCTTGGTCAGGTTGGCGGTCTCGGAAGCGATGTCCGCATCCATGATCCGGGAGCGAGCAGCTTCAGTACGCTCAGATACATTGGCCAGGTTGGTAATGGCTGCTTCCAAACGGTTCTGTTGAGCACCCAGTGTGGAGCGCATGTCAGAAACCGAAGCAATGGCGTTGTCAATCAACGCAATGGCACCACTGGCACCGGCCATGGTCGAAACCGTAAAGGCCGCACTTAAACCAATGTTGGTTGTATTGGCATCGGTGGTGGTTACACTGATGGTCTGGTCTTGATCCATACCCACATGGATCTCAAACGTCTTACCGGTATCCATCACCGTAGTGCTGTTAAACTCGGTGGTGTTGGCAATACGGTCTACCTCAGAAACCAGCTGTGCAACCTCTTGATGCAGGTCAGCACGGTCGGTACTGGTGTAGGTTCCGTTGACGGCCTGAACAGCAAGCTCACGCATACGTTGCAGGGCAGACTCGGTCTCAGCCAAAGCACCCTCGGTGACCTGCACCAGAGAGATACCGTCGTTGGCGTTACGCATGGCCTGACCCAGGCCACGAATTTGGGAGGTCATCCGGGTAGAAACGGACAAACCAGCCGCATCATCCGCAGCACTGTTAATGCGCAAGCCAGATGAGAGACGCTCATAGGTCTTGCTTAACGAGTTGGTACTATCCTGCAACTTGCGCTGAGCATTGATCGATGCAGTATTGGTGTTGATGTACATGGACATGGCATTTCTCCTTGTGTCGTGACACCGACCTCATGTCAGTGTCATCCCCTTTACCTCTTCCTCCTTGAAGTGGTGAGTCGTTCATTTTCTATGGGCCGACTCGGCCCCATTAATAGATGGCAATCCCTACCATCTGTGGTGGTTTATCTCTTCCTGAGACGCACCACCCTGATGTGTCTTCCAAACGCAACAGACTGTTAGGAAGCCAGAAACCATCCTTGGGATCTGTATACGCCGCACATCACCAGCGCATTTTCATAAGGTCACCGACGAGGCTTTAAAGGCCTGCTTGGTGGGTACCACAACCTAACCTCGGTACCAACCGCGCACACATCGACCCAGTGAGGGGGATAGAGGGCATATCCATCGCCCAATCCAACCTACTTGGGGGTTGCACCAACCACTCGGGTTAACCACAACACGTACACACCTTCACTGGTGCGCCCTTTAAAACCGGTTACCTCCTTGTGTAAACGTCGGTTTAGGTGTGGGTGGTTACCGCGATAAAGCGGTAACCACCTATCCCTTCTCGTCACATGACTCCCCTAAAATTTAAGGGGGGAGTCGGGGGGATCCTTCCCCCCGACCGACGTGCGCCATGCCACGATCGCACTTCTTCTATTAGCGCAGCAGACTCAACATCATCTGGGGCTGCTGGTTGGCCTGGGCCAAGATCGCGGTTCCAGCCTGTTGCAGAATGGACTGCTTGGTCAGGTTGGCGGTCTCAGAAGCGATATCCGCATCCATAATCCGGGAGCGAGCTGCTTCGGTACGCTCAGATACATTGGCCAGGTTGGTAATGGCTGCTTCCAAACGGTTCTGCTGAGCACCCAATGTGGAGCGCATGTCAGAAACTGAAGCGATAGCCGCATCAATCTCTGCAATCGCTGCACTGGCCTGGGCCATGGTGGACACTGTGGTTGCATTCACACCCAACAAGGCTGCGTTGGCATCCGTAGTGGTCACACTGATGGTCTGGTCCTGATCCATACCCACATGGATCTCAAACGTCTTGTTTGAATCCATTACTGTGGTGCTGTTGAACTCGGTGGTATCTGCAATACGGTCGATCTCAGAAACCAGCTGAGCAACCTCATCATGCAGATCAGCACGGTCAGTACTGGTGTAGGTTCCGTTGACGGCCTGAACAGCTAGTTCACGCATACGCTGCAAGGCAGACTCGGTCTCAGCCAAAGCACCCTCGGTGACCTGCACCAGAGAGATACCATCGTTGGCGTTACGCATGGCCTGACCCAAGCCACGAATCTGCGAGGTCATACGGGTGGAAACAGACAAACCAGCCGCATCATCCGCAGCGCTGTTAATGCGCAAGCCAGATGAGAGACGTTCATAGGTCTTACCTAAAGCATTGGTGCTATCCTGCAACTTGCGTTGAGCATTGATTGATGCAGTATTGGTATTGATATACATGGACATGGCATTTCTCCTTGTGTCGTGACACCAACCTCATGTCAGTGTCATCCCCTTAAACCTCTTCTTCCCTGAAATGGTGAGCCGTTCATTTATTACCGGGCCGGCCCCGCCCTCATAAAGATGGCAATCCTTGCCACCTGTGGTGGTCTTAACCCTTCCTGGGTTTAACCACCAAGATGATGCAACTTCTAAAACACAACCCATCCATAGGCTTATACATACATCATCAACGCATCTTTTTAAGGTTCCCGACGTGATCTTAAAGGTCTTGCTTGGGACAACCTTTTACACCTGTCACCCCGCA from Magnetococcus sp. PR-3 includes these protein-coding regions:
- a CDS encoding flagellin N-terminal helical domain-containing protein, whose amino-acid sequence is MSMYINTNTAALNAQRKLQLSSNALNKTYERLSSGLRINRAADDAAGLSVTTRMTSQVNGLRQAMRNANDGISLVQVAEGALTETESALQRMRELAVQAANGTYNSTDRSNIHDEVAQLMSEIDRIADDTEFNSTAVIKTGQTFEIQVGMDQDQTISVTTSDANAVQIGVSADTTVSTVAGASAALALIDTALASVSDMRSTMGAQQNRLEAAITNLANVAERTEAARARILDADIASETANLTKQAILQQAGTAILAQANQQPQLLLSLMS
- a CDS encoding flagellin N-terminal helical domain-containing protein, encoding MSLTIYGNVSSLEAKRASLRRAKKPARGTFNRLISGVESDAGEPVVLDTLLDHPPTNRLRSVNQARQNANAGISTIQVAEQALQETENALQRMQEITSRPIDGVMVDGPERAMYDQEVAQLVRDIDRLSEDPRRHSMQLLRGGLSIHTFAVGVGRSEEIRFSLGQTTAHTMGLESEVAWDDPQLAMDALANIHRAMDRVAQIRQELDQVQSRFNAVVERLSDVSEKALAQSQGIQSSEEAEKAASAVQSSISQQAEEAIAVQANQHAMLVSLLLN
- a CDS encoding flagellin N-terminal helical domain-containing protein, coding for MSMYINTNTASINAQRKLQDSTNALGKTYERLSSGLRINSAADDAAGLSVSTRMTSQIRGLGQAMRNANDGISLVQVTEGALAETESALQRMRELAVQAVNGTYTSTDRADLHDEVAQLVSEIDRIADTTEFNSTTVMDSNKTFEIHVGMDQDQTISVTTTDANAALLGVNATTVSTMAQASAAIAEIDAAIASVSDMRSTLGAQQNRLEAAITNLANVSERTEAARSRIMDADIASETANLTKQSILQQAGTAILAQANQQPQMMLSLLR
- a CDS encoding flagellin N-terminal helical domain-containing protein, with the translated sequence MSMYINTNTASINAQRKLQDSTNSLSKTYERLSSGLRINSAADDAAGLSVSTRMTSQIRGLGQAMRNANDGISLVQVTEGALAETESALQRMRELAVQAVNGTYTSTDRADLHQEVAQLVSEVDRIANTTEFNSTTVMDTGKTFEIHVGMDQDQTISVTTTDANTTNIGLSAAFTVSTMAGASGAIALIDNAIASVSDMRSTLGAQQNRLEAAITNLANVSERTEAARSRIMDADIASETANLTKQSILQQAGTAILAQANQQPQMMLSLLR